A segment of the Methanothermococcus thermolithotrophicus DSM 2095 genome:
CACGTTTATTACCACAGTAAAAACACTGGGTTCGATAATTTTTCTTATAACTGCGAATACAAAGGTTTTATCGGCAATGGTATTTGAAGCTACCATAAATAGTGACCTTGGGGTTGCAGCCTGTTATTCCATAATGATGATAATGCTGTCGATTGCAGGAATATTCCTTATTTGGAGGTTAAAAGGTGATAGCGTATGGTCTTAAAACTCTCAAATATTTCAAAAACTTATGAAAACACAAATAATAATTATAAGAACTCATTGGATTCGCAACATAGTTCGGTTTTAAATGTACTTGACAATATTAATTTAGAATGTGAAAAAGAGCTTATTTCCCTTTTGGGACCGAGCGGTTGTGGAAAAACAACATGCCTTAGAATTATAGCAGGTTTTGAATCACCAAACAAAGGCAGGGTTTTTTTAAATGATGAGGATATTACACATTTGCCCCCAAATAAAAGGGACATCGGAATGGTATTTCAAAATTATGCCCTTTTTCCCCATTTAAATGTTTTTGAAAATGTTGCATATGGATTAAAGCTTAAAAAATTGAAATCAAATGAAATAAAAGAGAAGGTTAAGGATGCTTTGAATCTAGTTAATTTAGAAGGGTTTGAAGATTATAAAATAGATGAGCTCAGTGGGGGGATGCAACAAAGGGTTGCAGTGGCAAGGGCCATAGTTATAGAACCAAAGGTTTTATTACTGGATGAACCGCTTAGTAATTTAGATGCAAAATTAAGGATAAAAATGAGACGAGAGCTGAGAAAGCTCCAAAGAAGATTGGATATTACCACCATATATGTTACACATGACCAAGAAGAGGCCCTCGCTATTTCCGATAGGGTGGCGGTTATGAACAATGGCGTAGTTGAACAGATCGATACTCCTGAAAATATATACAAATTTCCAAGAACAGAATTTATTGCAAACTTTATTGGTACCATAAATGAAGTTCCAAAGTCTATCCTGGATGATTTAAATATACAGTATGATAAAAAATACAAATATTTTGTTAGGCCTGAGCATATAACTGTTGGAATGGGGGATTTTACTGGGAAGATAGTGGATATTGAGTATCTTGGTAATTTAGTGAGATATACTATTGAATATGATAACAACACGCTAATCTCGGAAGTACACCGAACAAAAACGATTTTAAAAGAAGGAGAGGAAGTTTTATTTGGTATTGAAAAAAATTCTATATTAAAAATTATTTAAGATAAATATGTGTATGCACCAGATCTAAAAACTCGTCAATATATTTTCTATATTTTTCGCTTCCCATATTATTATAATTTATAGTATTATTTTTAACATAATCTATACAGTATCTTTTCCATTCTTTGCAAACCTTGTCATCTACGCCCAATTTCCTCAGTAAATTACAACTGCCTTTTAAAACATAATTTTCAAAATAATTATAATTAATACTATATTTTTCCTTCAAACAATAATCAAAATAATTATATATTTTTAAATTTTCTTCAAGGGAAATATTGTATTTCAATCTTATTTTGTACTTCCAAAGATTATCGATCTTTATATGGAAATCATAGCCTAAACAAAAAGAATATTCTTTATCGTTTTTTGGTTCAAAGAATTCAAAAACATTATCATCGTAAAAATGTGTTATTTTCCTCTCCAAATGAGAAATATGGTTTATATCTGGAATTACACATCCTAAAAAGAAGTTATTTAAATCAATATTATTTAAATTATTTTTGATTTTTTTATTAATATATTCCTTCCCAAGTACCAAATGAGTAAATGAGTTAGGCATGTTATCAATCTTACTTCAGGTGTTCGACGTCATCATCATCTGGAATGTACCTTATGATTTTGTTTCCACTCCTCAAGCCATGGAGTAGAGCTCTATCCGTGTAGTTTAAGATAATGTTCATTAAATCGTTTGAGAAAATCCTTAAATGGCCTTTTGAACACTCCCGCTCATTAAATCTTTTTACATCATCAGTTCTTACGTTGCTTCCCACAATTGCAATAGGCACACTTTCACCAGAATGGATAAGTGTTCCAACAGATGGGGTTGAGTGATCGGCAGTAATTACAACTAAGTCTTCTTTTAAGTCCAATATCGGAGATAAATAACTGTCTATCTCTTCGATAACCTTTACCACTTTCATCGGGTCCTTTTTGTGTGATGATTCATCGATATCTTTTGTGTGGATATGGATAAAGTCATAATCTTTTAGATCTATCCCGATTTTTATGGCTTCCTCAAAACTATCCGCTGCTATGTAGTCCATTTTTAAAAGTTTTGCA
Coding sequences within it:
- a CDS encoding ABC transporter ATP-binding protein, whose protein sequence is MVLKLSNISKTYENTNNNYKNSLDSQHSSVLNVLDNINLECEKELISLLGPSGCGKTTCLRIIAGFESPNKGRVFLNDEDITHLPPNKRDIGMVFQNYALFPHLNVFENVAYGLKLKKLKSNEIKEKVKDALNLVNLEGFEDYKIDELSGGMQQRVAVARAIVIEPKVLLLDEPLSNLDAKLRIKMRRELRKLQRRLDITTIYVTHDQEEALAISDRVAVMNNGVVEQIDTPENIYKFPRTEFIANFIGTINEVPKSILDDLNIQYDKKYKYFVRPEHITVGMGDFTGKIVDIEYLGNLVRYTIEYDNNTLISEVHRTKTILKEGEEVLFGIEKNSILKII